A region of Antedon mediterranea chromosome 8, ecAntMedi1.1, whole genome shotgun sequence DNA encodes the following proteins:
- the LOC140057418 gene encoding vacuolar protein sorting-associated protein 26C-like, which yields MAALDVRLKKVNKVYHEGEVLAGVVVVDSKGELQHQGINLLIEGLVTLQLSSKSVGLFEAFYSSLKPITLLNYSLVVAKPGKLPSGRTEIPFEVPLKPKGNKALHETYHGVFVNIQYLIKTDIKRPLLAKDLTKTVEFIIEYKPQKEKIIPNPVSFSIKPETLQNVKDKSNLPKFLVKGRLDSAHCNITKPLTGQLVVDHCDAPIKSIEIQLVRVETCGCAEGYARDATEIQNIQIGEGDVCRGLTIPIYMVFPRLFTCPTLATSNFKIEFEVNVVVVLQDDHLITENFPIKLNRA from the exons ATGGCTGCTCTCGATGTACGACTTAAGAAGGTTAATAAAGTTTACCACGAAGGG GAGGTATTGGCTGGTGTTGTAGTGGTCGATAGTAAAGGAGAGTTACAGCACCAGGGTATTAATCTGTTAATAGAAGGCTTAGTTACATTGCAGCTGAGCTCAAAAAGTGTTGGCCTATTTGAGGCATTTTACAGTTCACTAAAg CCCATCACGTTACTGAATTATAGTTTAGTGGTTGCTAAACCAGGGAAGCTTCCATCAGGAAGGACTGAAATTCCATTTGAAGTTCCATTAAAACCGAAAGGAAATAAAGCTCTTCATGAGACATACCATGGGGTGTTTGTCAATATACAG TATTTAATCAAGACGGATATAAAGCGGCCTCTACTGGCTAAAGATCTAACAAAGACGGTTGAGTTTATCATCGAGTACAAACCACAAAAGGAAAAGATAATTCCAAATCCTGTTTCATTTTCAATCAAGCCAGAAACGCTCCAGAATGTTAAAGAT AAATCAAATCTTCCCAAGTTTCTTGTAAAGGGACGACTAGATTCAGCTCACTGTAACATCACAAAACCACTGACCGGTCAGTTGGTAGTTGACCACTGCGATGCACCTATCAAGTCCATCGAAATTCAACTGGTCAGAGTGGAAACTTGTGGATGTGCTGAGGGTTATGCTAGAGATG ctaccgaaattcaaaatattcagaTTGGTGAGGGCGATGTCTGTCGTGGTTTAACGATTCCAATCTACATGGTATTTCCGCGATTATTCACGTGTCCAACCCTTGCTACTAGTAATTTCAAAATAG aatttgAAGTAAATGTTGTTGTGGTATTACAAGATGATCACCTGATAACAGAAAACTTTCCAATTAAGTTGAACCGTGCATAA
- the LOC140057538 gene encoding mevalonate kinase-like, whose translation MMEEKTEEICVSSPGKAILFGEHAVVYDKPALAASLDMCTFVRAKISKGNDVHLKLVDFNKTFKWPIKQITETLYQPSGGGDVKNVPDLSVEDIECLWSKVKSSFPSDYDNTAVLVFLYLYSSIVCSNEPLPLDVEVASCLPIGAGLGSSASYTTCLSATMLTAVKAIKEFSNTDLDLVNRWAFSAERILHGNPSGVDNSVSVFGGLIKYQSGVITRVKCPTTLEIILINTKVQRETKKLVEKVRKRNIEWPKVIQPVLDGIGAIIESVENIFQDVSRINIDKLNELVHINQGLLCALGVSHPKLNEICQLAAECGFSAKLTGAGGGGGAFCFVPTSCSKSEDFMSKLEGRGFSCWKTKVGGPGVLLHQNIDEFRKTRNNIPEHFAQ comes from the coding sequence ATGATGGAGGAAAAGACAGAAGAGATTTGCGTAAGCTCCCCAGGTAAAGCGATCTTGTTCGGGGAGCATGCTGTGGTGTATGACAAGCCAGCATTAGCAGCAAGTTTAGATATGTGTACATTTGTACGCGCTAAGATTAGCAAAGGCAACGATGTCCATCTTAAACTCGTAGATTTTAACAAGACATTCAAATGGCCAATCAAACAAATAACAGAGACGTTGTATCAACCCTCAGGAGGTGGTGATGTGAAGAATGTACCAGATTTGTCGGTGGAAGACATCGAGTGTTTATGGTCAAAAGTTAAATCCTCGTTTCCATCTGATTATGATAATACAGCCGTATTAGTATTTCTTTATCTATATTCATCGATAGTGTGTTCAAATGAACCTCTCCCATTGGACGTTGAAGTTGCATCGTGTCTTCCTATTGGTGCAGGTCTTGGATCGTCTGCGTCGTATACAACGTGTCTTTCTGCAACTATGCTAACCGCCGTAAAAGCAATCAAAGAATTTAGTAATACCGATCTTGACCTGGTGAACCGATGGGCGTTTTCAGCCGAACGGATCCTACACGGGAACCCATCCGGCGTTGATAATTCAGTCAGTGTGTTTGGCGGGTTGATTAAATACCAATCTGGTGTAATAACTCGCGTAAAATGTCCAACTACTTTAGAAATTATTCTTATTAACACTAAAGTTCAACGAGAAACGAAAAAATTAGTTGAGAAAGTGCGAAAACGAAACATAGAATGGCCAAAGGTTATTCAACCTGTATTGGATGGTATTGGTGCTATTATTGAATCAGTGGAGAATATCTTTCAGGATGTTTCTCGCATTAATATCGATAAATTAAATGAACTTGTCCATATAAACCAGGGACTGTTATGTGCACTCGGCGTATCGCATCCTAAACTCAATGAAATTTGTCAGCTAGCTGCTGAATGTGGTTTTAGTGCTAAACTCACAGGTGCTGGGGGTGGAGGAGGTGCTTTTTGCTTTGTACCCACTAGCTGTTCAAAGTCAGAAGATTTTATGAGCAAGTTAGAGGGTAGGGGATTTAGTTGCTGGAAAACAAAGGTTGGAGGACCAGGTGTTTTACTTCATCAAAACattgatgaatttagaaaaacTAGAAATAACATACCAGAACATTTTGCCCAGTAA